In the genome of Coraliomargarita algicola, one region contains:
- a CDS encoding sulfatase — MNTFSLSSTFVLAVALFSSAVPSLASAAPRPEQPNVILLLTDDLGWQDVKCYDIDEPSPMETPNMDGLAKEGVLFWQAYSPAPTCAPTRCAIMSGNHPARAQKTHVVGGGPPTPYNKEVHRMMEPWYSGRMPEGEMTLARVLQQNGYVTGHCGKWHMAINHHAYPQPEDQGFDWTRHNLGVTERMRPHRLTGFATAEEGDRFKLDENGMPTHKNSEDALEFIAGHANQPFFLYYATWLVHTPIQTRNEALLQKYVKKLGVELPENPNEWSGEGQTNPFYCAMVEELDYHIGRLLAYLDTTEDPRWPGHTLRENTYIIFTSDNGGMERHPGEIITDNYPLDRGKISAMEGGTRVPLIIRGPGIAADVQSDVMVNGLDFYPTILSLTGVSKPSDKHLDGADLSALLLQDPTDPSLVRDADGSVRDTMMWHFPNSIALESTIRIGDWKLVRNYDHVNNPHSPELELFRLYETKDGQQHRGDIEEANNLVDAFPEKAQQMNAKLTEMLTEMNASYPYYNPNCKWPLPHKEKVCEVLSHQRQGDQVTFTYRENGAKVVRANLIYTLNGGARYEEWFRQPATLGGDSTVSAQLPAGTTHYIINLIDENNFLESYPEVMDMMEHTKKKIPYSSLAISVD; from the coding sequence ATGAATACCTTTAGTCTTTCCTCCACGTTCGTTCTGGCGGTGGCGCTCTTTAGCAGTGCCGTGCCTTCGTTGGCATCCGCTGCACCTCGTCCTGAGCAGCCCAACGTTATTTTATTACTGACGGATGACCTCGGCTGGCAGGATGTGAAATGCTACGACATCGACGAGCCTTCGCCGATGGAAACGCCCAACATGGACGGTCTCGCGAAGGAGGGTGTTCTGTTTTGGCAGGCGTATTCGCCAGCGCCGACTTGCGCGCCGACACGTTGTGCGATCATGAGTGGCAATCACCCGGCACGTGCGCAAAAGACGCATGTGGTTGGTGGTGGGCCTCCCACTCCCTACAATAAGGAAGTACACCGCATGATGGAGCCTTGGTACAGTGGTCGCATGCCGGAGGGGGAGATGACACTGGCACGTGTGCTCCAGCAAAATGGCTATGTGACAGGTCATTGTGGCAAGTGGCACATGGCGATCAATCATCACGCCTACCCGCAGCCGGAAGACCAGGGCTTTGACTGGACGCGTCATAATCTCGGCGTGACTGAGCGTATGCGTCCCCATCGTTTGACCGGCTTTGCGACCGCTGAGGAGGGGGATCGTTTTAAGTTGGATGAGAACGGGATGCCCACTCATAAGAACAGCGAAGATGCTTTGGAGTTTATCGCCGGGCATGCTAATCAACCGTTTTTCCTCTATTATGCCACCTGGCTGGTGCACACTCCGATTCAGACGCGCAACGAAGCATTGCTGCAGAAATATGTGAAAAAGCTGGGTGTCGAGCTGCCGGAAAATCCCAATGAGTGGAGTGGGGAGGGGCAAACCAATCCATTCTATTGTGCCATGGTGGAGGAGTTGGATTATCACATCGGCCGCTTGTTGGCCTATTTGGATACGACCGAAGATCCGCGTTGGCCGGGACATACGCTGCGTGAGAATACGTATATTATTTTTACCTCTGACAATGGCGGTATGGAGCGCCACCCCGGTGAAATTATTACCGACAACTATCCGCTCGACCGCGGTAAAATTTCCGCCATGGAAGGCGGCACCCGCGTGCCTTTGATTATTCGGGGCCCCGGAATTGCTGCGGATGTGCAGTCGGATGTGATGGTGAATGGATTGGATTTCTATCCGACCATTCTATCGCTGACGGGAGTGTCGAAACCGTCGGATAAGCATTTGGACGGGGCAGACTTGAGCGCCTTGCTCTTGCAAGACCCGACCGATCCCAGCCTGGTGCGCGATGCCGACGGTAGTGTGCGCGATACCATGATGTGGCACTTTCCGAATAGCATCGCATTGGAGAGCACGATTCGCATCGGCGATTGGAAACTGGTGCGTAATTATGACCATGTGAACAATCCACATTCTCCTGAACTGGAGCTCTTCCGTCTCTATGAAACAAAGGACGGGCAGCAACATCGAGGCGATATCGAGGAGGCCAATAATTTGGTGGATGCTTTCCCTGAGAAGGCTCAGCAAATGAATGCCAAGTTGACGGAAATGCTGACGGAAATGAATGCCAGCTATCCGTATTATAATCCGAATTGCAAGTGGCCGCTTCCCCATAAGGAAAAGGTTTGCGAAGTGCTCTCGCATCAACGCCAGGGCGACCAAGTGACGTTTACCTATCGTGAAAATGGCGCCAAGGTTGTGCGTGCAAATTTGATCTACACTTTGAATGGCGGTGCGCGCTACGAAGAGTGGTTCCGTCAGCCTGCAACATTAGGGGGCGATTCGACTGTGTCCGCTCAATTGCCCGCGGGAACGACGCATTACATCATCAATCTCATCGACGAAAATAATTTCCTCGAAAGTTATCCTGAAGTCATGGACATGATGGAGCATACCAAGAAGAAGATCCCCTACTCATCACTCGCGATATCTGTCGATTAG
- a CDS encoding alpha-L-fucosidase — MLISTTLKTTALSLSLSLIAATLATAETSMDEMWGDSVVKLRAQDAERGQLFNDGNYAMFVHWGLYSTLANKVDGKTYYGIGEWIMNPRMADIPVEAYMQLPASFNPTEFDAKALVQLAKDAGMKYIVITAKHHEGFAMYDSACSDFDIVDATPYGQDPLKALSLACEEAGIGLGVYYSHFQDWTAPGGGRGPKVDAEGNAVSFEDYFVNKCLPQIDELTSNYGPLELIWFDTPASISKEHVEQLIAVVRKNQPKALINGRAGHGLGDYQGLGDMEVPLRNVPGMWESVDTINDSWAYAWYDENWKSPKEILRRLIGTVARGGTYMLNVGPRGDGSVPERSARTLRSSGEWIQEYPQVVYDVDASPWEHALPWGDATVKGNKLLLSVFEWPDSGTLYVPGLLTEVKGARLLNGAANEAISFAREGNTLLLDLPAQAPDSLVSVIELELASTPKADPTWALDPTTKTTIEAEFCSTEGATLSNIRWMEKFGEWKHMKQVTDWKPGSAATWEVDVLVPGDYQVDLSYKGEDRLVWEVEVEGGEKIRNQQASSEIYQAHPMGWLHFPEAGRYRIHVRLLEGDVKSSSLSAIHFGLVLAD; from the coding sequence ATGCTTATATCTACCACTCTTAAAACGACTGCTCTTTCGCTGTCTTTATCTTTAATTGCCGCAACTCTGGCTACCGCAGAGACTTCCATGGACGAAATGTGGGGCGACAGCGTCGTCAAGCTACGGGCGCAAGACGCGGAACGTGGGCAATTGTTTAACGATGGGAATTACGCGATGTTTGTTCATTGGGGCTTGTATTCGACTCTGGCGAATAAAGTGGATGGTAAAACATACTATGGCATTGGCGAATGGATCATGAATCCTCGTATGGCGGACATTCCGGTGGAAGCGTATATGCAACTGCCCGCTTCGTTTAACCCGACTGAATTTGATGCGAAGGCTCTTGTGCAACTGGCCAAAGATGCGGGCATGAAGTATATCGTCATTACGGCCAAGCACCATGAAGGCTTTGCTATGTATGATTCCGCCTGTAGCGATTTCGATATCGTGGATGCGACACCTTACGGTCAAGATCCGCTGAAAGCGCTGTCGCTTGCGTGTGAGGAAGCGGGCATTGGCTTGGGTGTCTATTATTCTCACTTTCAAGACTGGACCGCACCCGGTGGTGGACGCGGGCCTAAGGTGGATGCCGAGGGAAATGCTGTCAGTTTTGAGGACTATTTTGTGAATAAATGCCTGCCGCAGATCGATGAACTCACCTCGAATTATGGTCCACTGGAACTGATCTGGTTTGATACACCGGCATCGATTTCGAAAGAGCACGTCGAGCAATTGATCGCCGTTGTCCGCAAGAACCAGCCAAAAGCATTGATCAATGGCCGGGCCGGACATGGCCTCGGAGATTATCAGGGGCTCGGCGACATGGAAGTGCCCTTGCGCAATGTCCCCGGTATGTGGGAGAGTGTGGATACCATTAACGATTCATGGGCCTATGCCTGGTATGATGAGAATTGGAAAAGCCCTAAAGAGATTCTGCGTCGATTGATCGGCACCGTGGCTCGTGGCGGCACCTATATGCTGAATGTCGGACCTCGTGGCGATGGCTCAGTTCCGGAACGTTCGGCGCGCACGCTGCGCAGCTCGGGCGAGTGGATTCAGGAATACCCACAGGTCGTGTATGATGTGGATGCCTCGCCTTGGGAGCACGCCTTGCCATGGGGCGACGCCACCGTAAAGGGGAATAAACTCTTACTCTCAGTCTTTGAGTGGCCCGACTCCGGCACGCTGTATGTGCCGGGCCTACTCACGGAAGTGAAGGGCGCGCGCTTACTGAACGGCGCAGCAAACGAGGCGATTTCATTTGCTCGCGAAGGCAATACGCTGCTTTTGGACTTGCCCGCTCAAGCGCCGGATTCGTTAGTTTCAGTGATTGAATTGGAGCTGGCCTCAACACCCAAGGCGGATCCGACCTGGGCTTTGGATCCCACCACCAAAACCACGATCGAAGCTGAATTTTGCAGCACCGAAGGTGCGACCTTGAGCAATATACGCTGGATGGAAAAATTTGGCGAATGGAAGCACATGAAACAGGTCACGGACTGGAAGCCGGGCTCTGCGGCCACTTGGGAGGTCGATGTTCTGGTGCCAGGGGATTACCAAGTCGACTTGAGTTATAAGGGGGAAGATCGTCTCGTTTGGGAGGTCGAAGTTGAAGGAGGCGAGAAGATCCGCAATCAGCAAGCCTCCTCTGAAATCTACCAAGCCCATCCGATGGGGTGGCTACATTTCCCCGAGGCGGGACGCTATCGTATCCATGTCCGCTTGCTGGAAGGGGACGTCAAAAGCTCTAGCTTGTCGGCGATCCACTTTGGACTCGTGCTGGCCGATTGA
- a CDS encoding DUF1559 domain-containing protein, protein MKQILSKSPFIQQRTRRAAFTLIELLVVLAIIGILAAIIIPAVGNVRERSHEAQCVNNLRQLVIAANLYASDNHGDYPALNGETDEKSQVPWFQQLRPYIHVEGSNEPIELINCPSSEYYMEVDGNKKVTHAYGWHAKLIPDTRTKSDGSKPNPYKAFKVQRPSETILLADAGQRYPSGWGFGYYAISGTYTAATAEQALGISSFTGYGASADNLSFSTRHNGRGNAAFVDGHVESFAMGEIKQKHVYIED, encoded by the coding sequence ATGAAACAAATATTATCAAAGTCCCCATTCATACAGCAAAGGACACGAAGAGCCGCATTCACTCTAATTGAATTGCTGGTTGTCTTGGCTATTATTGGAATCTTGGCTGCTATAATAATTCCAGCGGTTGGTAATGTTCGTGAACGTTCGCATGAAGCTCAATGTGTAAATAACTTAAGGCAACTGGTGATCGCAGCAAATTTATATGCGAGCGATAACCATGGCGATTATCCGGCGCTGAATGGTGAGACTGATGAAAAAAGCCAGGTGCCATGGTTCCAGCAATTGCGACCTTATATTCACGTCGAGGGTTCGAACGAGCCGATTGAGCTGATCAATTGTCCATCTTCAGAATACTATATGGAGGTGGATGGTAATAAGAAGGTCACGCATGCTTATGGTTGGCACGCTAAGTTGATTCCTGATACGCGCACCAAGTCGGATGGTTCCAAGCCTAACCCCTATAAAGCATTTAAGGTGCAGCGTCCCAGTGAGACGATTTTGCTCGCGGATGCGGGGCAACGGTATCCCAGTGGTTGGGGCTTCGGTTATTATGCGATCAGTGGGACTTATACGGCTGCAACGGCTGAACAAGCACTGGGTATATCGAGCTTTACTGGCTATGGTGCATCTGCTGACAATCTCAGTTTCAGCACGCGGCATAACGGTCGTGGGAATGCTGCCTTTGTGGATGGCCACGTAGAGTCTTTTGCTATGGGGGAAATTAAGCAAAAGCACGTCTATATTGAAGATTAA